A stretch of DNA from Telopea speciosissima isolate NSW1024214 ecotype Mountain lineage chromosome 5, Tspe_v1, whole genome shotgun sequence:
GATCTTTGGCGGGTGGGTCTCTCTTAGCTAGTGACCACCTCTTTCCTAGATACACGCGTGTGACACATTAGCTCCATCAATTTctaactttttcttctttagaaCTTTAATCTCCTACTTCACTTTCCCTAGAGAATCGAGACCCATATCtcaaaagacaaaaagcaatCTGTGTTTCCTccacaaagaagagaagaagaaagaagaaaacttaGTTTTAAAACACAAAAGTAAAAGAGACCATGCATTGCCAAGAGTCATGTAGTGAATATCAGGATTTGGGCAACTAGAATTTGATCATAACATGCAAGGAAGGACAGTCTCCACTTGGAGTGGTCACCATACTTTTGTCTCCAAAGTTCTTGTGTTATCTAGTCCGGTCTCTTTACCTTTTCTCTTCCAAAGGAAAACATGTGCCAATTAATACACATGAACCCAAATGATCATTGATCACTGGAGGACATATTGCATTGCATTATATTGTTGTTCTTGGCCCCATCAAGATCAAGTTGTTGGGAGAATAGTCTCCACATTGGTACCCATTCCCTTGTGTACTTGTGAGTCCTTCCATCAAATAGTTCAAAGTGGGTTTTCTCTGATCCTATTGTAGGTGTTTTCAGATCTATCTCTGTTCATCCAAAACTACACGTGAAGGGGAGTTTTTATCTAAGACTTTGGATGTGTCTTTGTATATCATTCGATTATCTCCATctaatagcttaagcttttgAGTTGGACCCTCAAATGATATTAAAGTTAGGTCCGTGCCAGGTCCTTGTCATCCTTAGGATGTATATCCTACATATATATGCCTAAGTTACACACATCGATTACCTGACTTTGGATGTGCCTTCTTATGCCATTGGGCTATCTCCATCTTGTACTTAATAACTTAAGCTTTTGAGTTGAACCCTCAAAGCCCCAAGTGTGTGGTACTGTATGGGTATCCATACATTTAACACATGCAAGTGGGTCATACAGACATGCATGCATAAGGTTATTATGTGTAAGGAatatatatttacttaaattcAGCAGATCATAGGCTATCTATATgtttataattaataatatagCATCAAATCTTGTTTATTTGTAGCATGAGAATCACATTCTAAGTGTGTTGAGTTTAAAATTCTAGCTACATGGTGAAGAATCAAGCTTTTCCAATGCTACAACCATAAGTGGGGGACAGGAATGGcaatataatttattttatgaaatcaagagaagaaaatcCAAGTATTaataatctctcttttttttttatttatagaaaagtATTAATAATCAACACAGTGCACATACATTCGCTTAAGACTTAAAGGGCATTCACCTTCATACTTAAAGGTTAGGGTCTCATTCAAAACTCTTAGACATACTTGCATAACAGTCAAGAATACACAGCAAACCTCCATTACTTTAGAAAGTACAAACCCTAAAAGCTACAAAAGCGGTGTAAACGCCGTCTTACTTGTGTAGAGGCTGCCTTGAGCCTCCATAGACCTTACCCTTTGACTACTCTCAACCCTCAACCCTCAACCTTATCATATTTGTACTCTTTAAACTACCCAAATTATCCATCATTCcatcccaaaaacaaaaaactacctacctatccaaaaaaaataaatttcagtatattttccttcacccatgttCATCAATGGtggtttacaaaaaaaaaaaatgttcatcaATGGTGATGTGACGTTATGATTTAAATTCTAGAGTTTATCATTAACTATCATCCTCAATTATAATTTAGGGAAAGAGTTCTTTGTGGGAGAGCATGGTCTCTGTGCATACATGGGGACCAATGGGAGTGCATATGTCGGCATCAATAGGACAATCAACATGGGAGCAGGGCAAACATTTTGcctccccatgtgtctgggtggaGGGGGTATAttcccccatagagaacatttCTCCTATGATTTAGAAGAAAAGATTCTCTCCTCATAATGGTTGGAGAGAAACTTGGTCCTAAAATTTCCATTTTAGAGGTGGGTTGgtacaacggtaaggttgctccattgtgaccaagtggctGCGGGTTTGAGTCTGAAAACAGTCTCTCTGTGAAAACAAGGGTAAAGCTGCgaacattatgatcctccccagaccctgcaatggcgagagcctcgtgcgttgggtacgcccttttaggAGTGGGGGATGTGTTCGTTTGGAAGCTTGAAGCAGCAGAGCTAGGGCCTATTTTGGATGTTGTTTTCGTTACTTTCTGTATGATTTTGGTCTCAGAATTGATGATAGAGTGTGATTCTCAGGTAGTGGGTGATCTTATCAAGACTTAGGGTAAGGACGTAAGGTCTTTTGGAAGCTTAGGAAGGTTCTTTGTTAGCAGCTTGTTTGTAGCTGTGTCTACTTCTTTGGTTGATTATTGGAACTCTCATCCGCCTCTGAGATTTTAAACTTTGTAATCTAAAAAGTACTCTGAAAAATACCTCAACTAAACTATATCCTGTCCCATCCATGCTACATAGCCAAAATGGAGATTCCAATTCTGGGAAAGGAGAGATAGCTCTTAAAGCCAGCTGAATCACGGTTTTAGCATACAGTATTGGCACCGGCATCGGTCACGGCTGATACAGATACAAAATCAGTCTGTATTAGTCCGATACGGGATCAGAATTGCACCTTTTTTACGGTTTTACCTATAAACTAGGGTTCATAGCCGTCCACCAATACCATTTTGGTCTAGTATTGGTTTCGGTAGTCGCCAATACCAATACATAAATATGttaccgatacctaaaaccatgagtTGGTTAAAGGAATCTCTAGAAGCCTGCGATATCCATTTTAGGAGGTCATTTTCAGTTAGGTTTCCTGGATGAAGAGTTCCAACCCATCTTAAGCCCAAAATAGGACCTGATGCCCGGTCCAATTCTGAGTCGGGGCTGGTTTTAGGGTCAGTTCAGTCAAATCCATCTAAGACCTTTCACTGGATGACCTCAGCTCAGCCCAGACCACAATTGAAAAACAGCAAGTCAAATTCAGTAATATAACTCATCCATAAATAGGCCCACTGATAGCATTTAGGAACTTTTATATCTTGACCCAGAAACATTCTAGTGGACGTACAGGACTCTAGTCAAGAGGGTTAGGTTTCTCTAGATTGTATAGGCCCAAAACTAGCATTGCTACTCCCTGACCTAGGCCTTGCACCCAAGCCTCTTACAGCTCTAGTTTCAATGGCAGTTCAGTCCACTAACAAGTCGAGACAATTTATCCAAGGAAACTATCTAATATTATCTAAGGATGGCAGGTTGCACATTTTCCCCTGTTTAACCTGCTTCATTGCCATCCTTAGACAAAGGGTATTAAACAAATACTAGATCTGCAAGGTAGAGATTAGTAGACAACCACAAAGCAATGAAGGCTCTTAAGCAGAAGCAGTAGTAATCCAACAATATATATCTATGCATGTAAGTACTCAGTCTCCAAACTAGCACAAACTTAAGACATCCATGCCCGTCTCTATTTTGTAATTTGAGCAAAAACTGAAGACTTCCATGCTATTCCACAAGACAGGAAAACAACCACAACTTTATACCATTGCAGTACATATATATAAGCGTGAATGTACAAAGAGACTGAAGTGTCCATACCACATACAACAGCACACTTAATGTACAACTTAAAGAGGCCACATACCATGCAGACCAGCTTGAACCAAAAAACAATTCTTAAAACTAATCTCATGCACCAACAACACAAACCTCTAATGCATGCAtcttcaagaaaataaaatggaagaaggaagctgCTTCACAGACCTTTCCACAGAATGGTGGTTTTCTTACGCATTGGCCGAAGCTACTTCAGGATGGTAGTGAAGCATTTCTTTCCACATCATCTCCCTGATCATTTCTTCATCCAAGTCCTCATCTATGTCAAGGTCGATTGGGACCTGGGCAGGAGGGTTGCCTTTTGGGTCATACAGAGCCGACAAGTAAGGATGTTGGAGAGCTTCCGTGACACTAATTCTTTTAGATGGATCAAAGACGAGCATTCTCTGCAATAGGTCAATTGCCAAAGGATTTGCATTGGGATATAACTGGGAAAAGGGGGTCCCAGGGGAATATGGGAGTGACTTGATGTACTTCCTAGCCTTTGAGTTGTCAATGAACTCAAGATCTGCCTCACTCTGGCTTCCAAGAACGCTGATGATCAGTTTGAGCTGATTGAGGCACTCAGTACCAGGAAAGACAGGTTTTCGACCAAGAAGCTCGGCAAAAATACATCCCACCGACCAGACATCAATAGAGGTCCCATAATTATCGCAGCAGAGGAGAAGTTCAGGGGCTCTATACCAACGGGTAACAACATACTCAGTCATGAACTGGCCTTTGGTGCTGCTGGTGCGTGCCAGTCCAAAATCACAGATCTTAAGTTCACAATTTGCATTCACAAGGAGGTTTCCAGGCTTCAGATCCCGGTGAAGAATGTTTGCTGAGTGGAGATACTTCATTCCTTTAAGCAACTGCATTCCAGGCATGGCAATAAGTTTAACTCGAACTAGATAATCCTagatataaaatatattaactGAAGACTTCTATGCATTATACATTTACAATAAAGTAATGTCATAAATTGTAATATAAAGAGGAAGGGAAAGGTCACAATATAGAGGGACTACGCAATCTCTTGCATGGATTTACAACTGCTTGCATAAATTCAGAGCTCAACCAAGTCAACTCAACTGAACTTCCAGTAATCCAACACACTAACACAAACTTAATCAGTTGCAAATTGCAAAAGTGTGAATGGCAGCCCTCATTGCTTCACCATTTTCTGTACACAAATGTACAACTTTTCCTACATTTTTAATTGGTCTAGTAACAATTATGACTCACAACATACTCCTAAGTTGCATTGGGTTTTCAACTCTATGGGCTCTAAAAACACTGGACTACTCTCTTGTAGTACCAACTCTGATAGTGTAACTTGGTCCTTTCAATGGAGCTACGCAGGTGTATGTTTTGAATTCAACACAGATATAGGGTGGCGGACTCCacaaatccccccccccaaaaaaaaaagaacaactcATGGAGGTGGGAAATATATAGGTAATATATAACTAATACTAGAAGGACCAAATTAAATGTTAACATGATTAACCTCAAATTGTAACGAATTTTATCAATTCCCATGTATAAAGAAGACTATTACAAATAGAGGATCTTAATTGGGGTATATACTGCTAGCAGTGACCTTAAGTCTATAGGTCCTCAGTTAAAATAAGGTTTTCAGTTAACCTTCAATCATTTCTCTTGGGCCTATAGGCCCACTTTGCCTCGATTTCTTAAGTTGCTAGAGAGAGGATCGTCTATTACTCCCTCCTCCTTCTTTGGTTCCTGCCTTCCGCGTAtattctccctctttctttttcctcctccaGCAACCCGACTCTGTTGTAGTTGAGTTTTTTTGaggaaagaaaaatagagagaagaaataagTATGAGGAAGAAGCAAATCCCAACCAAATCATGTCCATACGTATGGTCGGGCATTTTGGAAGGGTATTGCTAAATCTAGGTAACATAGGAATGGAGGTGGCAAACAACataatggagaatgaatgaataaataaatatttgtcATCAATCTGAAGCCTTTTCTACTATTATGTTAAGGAAGGAGTCAAAGTCAATTGGTTATTTTGACAGAACATAGAGATGAAACCATATTGGAAGAATAAGTTGCATTACACATcattaaaataagtaaaatttaTTGCCACAATATATGCTTCAGCAGAGCAGAAAAGAATGGACAATAAATCAACATAGTATCACAATGTACTGCATCTTTTAAACAGTAATGCAATATCTGAAGCAATTTAAAGACATTCTTGCAATGGTTCTATGAGGAGCTACATTTCCTTGATTCATATATTAATGATAGAAATATTGAACCTAATCAATTTCTAGAAAATAGTAAAACTGACTAACCCGCTAATACCAGAGGCAGGGTTTGGCCATTTTCAATCCATAAATCTGATTAATAAATGGCAAGCAATCTGGATGGGGGAATTATGGGATATGCTCAGCAAAAGCAGGCAAACCAAAGCCAGGATCTTATTTAGCAACCAAATGGTCCAATACTCCGACCCAAACCCTACTCTTCAACCCAATTAGTCCAAGCAATGATTTGAGTTCTTCCTTACTATTATCAGTGATCACCGTGACCCTACCTATTGCAACCTCTTCATAAAATCAAAGGTTCTTCACCGAATAGGCTGATCCAACTTATAAATTGAAAGATAGAATTGGACATAAAATCAAGAAATATTATCACCATGGTCCTATTAGGATGTCACTGAGAAATGAACGCTAATGAAAGGCAATTTTCTAACTGTCTCCCTCACCCGCATGGCACTCAGCATAAATCAAGGAAATTTTCAAGTCCCACTTTCTGACAAACTGGGGCTTCTACCAGCTTTCCATTATGCACTATCTGATGTAAAGTAAACACAAACTAAAGATTAACAAAAGGTATAACCTTAGAGCCTTGCAAAGAAATAGCCAGACAGCCTTTCTGGAGCCACCACTCCAAATTAGTAGGTATAAGACTTGTTGAGTTAAATTGAATTAACTACACATCATAATGCGCCAATTGTTTTCACCTCCTTTTTTACTTGAGAAAAGTATTGAGGAAGAATCAAGGGTAGGAAATCCCTTGACTGTAAGAAGCCATCAGGAACTACCTGGGTTAGAAAACAACCAGAGAACATTACCAGACTCAAAGAGAAagcattaattaattagttcatAATGCACCAACCCTTTCCACAATACAGTCAGGGCATtcatgaaagaagaaaaaaaagtgcgtacccagtgcatgaggctccagccactgcagggtctggggagggtcataatgtacgcagccttactccTGCTGCTTTTGCAgaaaggctgtttccaaactcgaacccatgaccacttggtcacaatggagcaacctttaccattgcaccaaggcccgtgatgagcacatttatgtgtgaaatcttagggcataaagcatacattttaccacattggacagagttactgggtgctttcttgtgcttttcaaggtttaggtgaattattgtgaaaatagaggagatgatgctaaggagatgtttataagctttctagaggtgttaatagtatggatgcatagcccatcgagtcagcttcgcaacggttcaaacgacacttgactccgagttgaaacgaagaagttatggccgtttccgtaacgacgcgcgaaaatggtctgtaggggtttatttataattattgacagtcggacggggacaaagtgaagtagaagttcggattccaggggccttaacgcaattatcaaaagttactttactgtaccgaaagattccatttggaaggctctggacagtccaacttcaacttgagatatcttgggctccccaactccgaattggacgaaatttgggtctattttgggtgatttttcgcaaggaacacaatggtgaggcctatataagcaccccatgctccacgttttctgaaggacagaatgggtattttatttattcttgaaggaatcctagtcatcacccttactctctctctcctccaacttctcaagggtacttttggaattctacttgggatagatttatattttctcatctatggaaggttgaaaaatcaaagatgctttgattttattgcttggagaagatatctacaaagaaaaggaagcacttgttagaattggaagtttacttttctagaaatagaaggtctatgtaaacaatcttctcttcttcttctttctatgttttttcttttttttcttaggattcaagacattgtaaaagaggaaagagaagagaatattctcttttcttagggaatatttctcctacacttccatcttctctcttctcctctcttccacctataaataccccctacctatcttgtaaaaattgctcattcacttagtgaaatttcttctcttcttctccttctaatttgtgatttttggcttttctaagttctagtttgcttttatgatttttagttaatggttataataggtttagtttatgctttaatttcaatttaagtcttcaattgggttgtaatttcttaattctagtttaggttttaagccttctagtctaagttcttaagttgatgacaagacttgaagatttagaagaggaggccatggtaagtttatgcaagtattcaagcttttcaattacattcatgcaagcacatccaggttttactatctaaactctcaatctcattctccatctcctctctcctatcttcttcttcttccccctctatttcttttattttaattttatatggttgtggtttatggatgcatttttattcccttatttctttttatgtggttagtatgtgtggctgcatttttattcctttcaattcgcgtTAGTTTgctaggttagatgctcatgtgttaggacaccaatttaatcccttaattttgttagatgcttatgagttaggatgcattgattttcgttagtttaattagtttaatttaacactttaatttggttcactttgcattacttttaagttagttaaatagagtggcgtatatctcctcgtgttcgacccgtagctacgattgacccgtacgcttgcagttttattttaactcaaataagcCCGCCCTTCAGTCAGGGCATTCATGGCTTTCAATATTTATAGGAAGGCACTAAGGATGGTAGAAGATACCTTTACTCCTCGTCCTTGTCCATTATGCAAAAGACTAAATACATACTGTGGCAAGGAAGGAGAGTTCTTAATTCTCATGGAACCTGAGTGGTGAACAACCTACACCCATCCCAACACACCCCACTCCTACCCCTGCAAAAAATATATTCAACTCAACCCAACTAAGCcaaatcccaactaaatgagcaCGCATACTTTTTTCATCAATAAGGTTCAATTTCTCATATCTTCTCCTGAGCCATTCTGCTTCAGGGATCTGGCTTTCCATGAGGATCCTCAAAGAAGGTACCACAAATTcgactagaaggactgcttccaTCCTGTAAAACAAAGAATATACCGTTGCCCCAGTAGAGGTTCGAATGGAAGTTTTGAAAGCCCATAATCCGTATAGAAGTTTATCAGCCGAATCTGTGTTTCTTTCAGCCATCTTCTCCTGGATGTGCTTCATGTTCTTGTTCGCAGCCTCAACTGCCCCGTTGGTTTGTGGTCTGTATGTAGACGACTTGTGTCTTTGGATTAATAATTTGTGGGGTCGGCTATATGGTGGATCTTCTTTCTCCAATAAACTCTATTCAAAACCATACTTGTTTACTTATCATCCCTCCttactggagcattcaaaggcctccattgtaCATGTACATGCCGCCTCAACGTCTTTCTCTCAACTAATCATGCATTAGAACTACTCATAaatagctctaatttgttcatttcttattttgtctttttttttataaaagttttacaagtcatccatctcaacatccccATTACAGTACCTTTGGCCTTTCTGTTGACATTGCatagacaagaagaagaagaaaatgaagaagagcTTCTAAATATTGAAAAGCAGAATTCCAGGAAGGACACTCCAAAGATTGTAAATGTAGGCTCATGAAAGAAAAACTCTCAAACAAAGGCAATCCCTATGACCAAAGGAATAGCGTACTATGCTAATTGTTTCCATGCAATGATGCAAATATCACAATTCCACAAGAAAAACCATACCTGCAAGATGAAATATTGGCAGTGGTCATTTGTAAGTGCCTGAGAAGATTTGATAATCTGATGGAGATCTGTATCCATAAGTTCGTAAACCAGATAAACATCCCTGAAACTTCTCCTATGGATAGGCATCATTACATCCTTCAAAACAATCACATTCTCATGTCGTAGATGCCGAAGGAGTTTCAGTTCCCGCAGAGTTCTCAGTGCATCAGTACGATTCTCAAAGGCATTATTAATCTTCTTAATTGCAACTTTCTCATTCGTTTCCTTGTTGATAGAAGAGCACACTATACCATAAGCTCCTCTACCGATGGGCTTAATGGGAACATATTTTGTATCAACCTCGAACAACGTTTGCCACATCGAGTAGTAATGTTTCCCTTGGGATCCCCTTCCATTAGGCGGCTCAACCAGAGTAGCCATTTCCCTGCAAGTCGCCACAACCCATAAAGATCAatcaaaaaaatgaagaagcgATTATACGACGGCAGAAATTATTTTGGACATTCAGAGAACCTTCTTTATGAAGGAAAGCATATATAAATATTTCTGAGAATACATAAATGGATCAGAATCGCCACCCTAAGTGGTTCTCATATTCTGCAACCAAGCTAATAATGGGACTCAAGCTCATCTATAAAAGATCCGGAACCATTAGAACATAAATGAAGGCGGGAAAAGAACTCTTTTCCCTAGAATTCTAATGGGCCGGTGAAGTTATAGCATAAAGCATGAAAGCAGGGTGAACGAAAGAAAAATGGATGGATAATTATCTGAAACtgaaactcaaaaaataaatcCTTACTTGCAGCGAGTTAGTAAACCTTTAGATATCAGTCACGAAATCTTCGAATTCTTCTATTTATGCAGTTTTCTTTCCAATAACCCTCCTGCGATTGACATCAATGCTGACATCCTACATCTTCTAACTCGTCCCTGAGTCAAATTACCGTACTTCTGTGATAGAATTGAGAATATACGATGGATTTCCCTcaaactcaaaaagaaaaaaaagagaaacgaAAAAGGAAGGTCAATGAGCTAAGAGTATAAAATTTCCCCAACGAACTCCCAAAGTGGAGGAACCTCTGCTTCTCTTGGATTCGGACTCCAAACCCATTATCTCAAATCTTCATATATTCCCTATTCCCTGGACAAATTAATTCTCTTTGACTTCCTCGAGACCAAACCCCATAAGTAGACCTATATCCAACGATACCTCGACCTTCGCGCCTGAATTCGCACTTTTGATGACTAAAACTCCACCTTCTGTGAATTCCCACCAGAATAGTATGAGATCCGAAGGTTGTGAACCATTCTCTCGAGTCTGGAACGCAGCAGAGTTCTTCAGAATTCCAAACCTAACGATATCCCTTCATTTCGGTCATACTCATGGCTAGCGgagtaagaaagagagagggaaggagagaCACGAAGGAAAGCGAAGGAGGAGATAGAGAGATAAATCAAAAGATATCAGTTTTTTATTAACCCATTTTGGCTCGGCATTGCTCTGCTCTCTCCTTCTTACGTTCCAAAAGGATCTTTTAGCTAAAGTACTGAACAGTCGAGTACTTGAGGTGACCAcaccaaggattttaaactcggaATCGGTCAAAATTGGTCTAAAAAAACATTCTAGAATCAGTTCTTCAAAGCTTAGAATCAATCGTTCTGAAACATTTAAAATCGAGATCGATCATAGTCGATTTTAATCCAAATCAGCTGATCCAATTTTTAAACTATGGCCACACCCATAAAATTACCTTcaaataacaaatttttttttgggggtgcacttcaaagttcaaacaagaTTCAAGTAAGCAGATTGGACAATGGGATCGACCTCCACTAATTTCGATTAGTCAATTCAATCGGAATCAACTTGAATCCTATAATTGGAGGAAAATTTAGATTGGATATAATCCCACTCCCCACATCAGACTCCTCTCCTACGACTTCAGCGCCCAGGGAATGTCAGGCATCCAATGGTCCTGGGCTATTGGGCAAATGAGGATGTGTGCTTGCGTGGGGCCTGACATGCATCCTAGAGTGCCCAACAGCCCAGggccgttggatgcctcaccgGATACCCTCTGGGCATTGTGCTCGAAGGAGATGAGCTGAATTAAAAGTATAAAAAGCTTAGAGATCCCATTCCTCATGTTGCTaatggaaaataattttttttaagtaaaaaaaGGAATTTATACAAGAAAAGGCCCTTGAATTCCCATTAATCTCACTCTATGggctatatatataaaaacCATGGTTCTTATCGGGGGGGGGAATAGAGAAAATTTATTGTACACTCATCTAGAACCATCAATGCATACCCGCATTACAAAGGGTCGATAATACATTTATACTATTCTTGGTACCCTCTGCTGAGAAGGAAAACCATCTCCATTGAAAATTTGTCATGATCTCGTACTCTATGTTGAGTTCAGACTATTGGATGTCCAAGCTATCATGTGTTGGACATCCACACTAGCATTGCCGCACTACCgagctatagggaattggagaggataattttccaatTCTAGGTTGTAACTCTTTGCTCAAATCAATTCATAACTCTCTATCATGCAATTACCAAATCAATTAATTAGTTAGTTcgaacattttttatttttttttgggtagaaagttAGTTTGAACTTAATTCACAGTATAGAGATCGTGTGGGCtaagctatttttttttaaaataatttctataataaaaagaaaatattttccctTGACAACGTGGGAGTGGATCTCCTACTTATCTGaactctttcttatttttaaggtGAGGAGTGGAATCTCGATCTatagggatctttatcacccccagtactgggggcggtcAAGTGCCATCGTGCGGCTgggcaccacccatgtgtgcatggtggggcccactgtgcacacatgggcggtaCCCCAGACGCATGATGCAAACTTGACCGCCTCTAGTACTGggggtgataattttccgttcTATAGTATGAATAAGTTGCCAACTGTTTGACGATGCCTTTTGAGggtaatttttttgaaatacaCATTTTAAAGGTGTGGCCGCATCAATGGTTGAAACTTAGCTTTTATGCTTTGGACACGTGTCCTGCACAACTCTCTTTATGGCTTTATGTGATGGTAGGTGCCAAGTAATCCTTCAATTAATTGAGATTTATCAAAATTTGATTATCTTTGTCAAAAATGAGGAGAGTGTAAATTAATTCTtcttccttaattttatttctattctaTTGGGAATGTTAGCTCATGAGATGGAGCCATGAAGGCAAGTCTGAAATATTAGTTTGCGAATGGTGGGAGAGTAATTAAATCTACATGGACGAATTAAAGTCATAAGTTATGTGTGGGTGAGAGAATagaat
This window harbors:
- the LOC122662155 gene encoding mitogen-activated protein kinase homolog NTF3-like, encoding MATLVEPPNGRGSQGKHYYSMWQTLFEVDTKYVPIKPIGRGAYGIVCSSINKETNEKVAIKKINNAFENRTDALRTLRELKLLRHLRHENVIVLKDVMMPIHRRSFRDVYLVYELMDTDLHQIIKSSQALTNDHCQYFILQLLKGMKYLHSANILHRDLKPGNLLVNANCELKICDFGLARTSSTKGQFMTEYVVTRWYRAPELLLCCDNYGTSIDVWSVGCIFAELLGRKPVFPGTECLNQLKLIISVLGSQSEADLEFIDNSKARKYIKSLPYSPGTPFSQLYPNANPLAIDLLQRMLVFDPSKRISVTEALQHPYLSALYDPKGNPPAQVPIDLDIDEDLDEEMIREMMWKEMLHYHPEVASANA